A stretch of the Ascaphus truei isolate aAscTru1 chromosome 4, aAscTru1.hap1, whole genome shotgun sequence genome encodes the following:
- the PKIB gene encoding cAMP-dependent protein kinase inhibitor beta produces the protein MTDVEPGETDFAASERAGRRNALPDILGSPAGAESSELSQKLAELSVSQDEGAEGGGAAPADVPAETQEKVAEQT, from the exons ATGACTGATGTGGAGCCCGGGGAAACAGATTTTGCGGCATCAGAAAGAGCCGGTCGCCGAAATGCCTTACCAGACATCCTGGGTTCCCCAGCTGGAGCAGAGAGCTCTGAACTCTCACAGAAACTAGCAGAACTCTCTGTGTCTCAAG ATGAAGGTGCAGAAGGCGGGGGAGCAGCTCCAGCAGATGTCCCAGCGGAAACTCAAGAGAAAGTAGCGGAGCAGACCTGA